A genomic region of Desulfobacterales bacterium contains the following coding sequences:
- a CDS encoding caspase family protein, producing MFAYRIILTMCFTIFLSSCMAKPVLIGKSDLSREIKQKAPIVNKIDISPDGRHVLSGSFDSFILWDISQGQKIQTFAHPKGFAGDTTAVAFSPDGKYFASGGKGTKLWDLATRQEIKTFDDNRGFSITFSPDGKYILCGGPPSDLALFSKPKPPTMKLYDVSTGEEIKDFKLQKNIWSVAFSPDGKYVLSGGSGGKMDLWNISSGKAIRTVEASGGFMDPRVNAVSFSSDGKHVLSGGSDNTVRLWNANNLTQLKKFVGHDSFVGISSVAFSPDGKYALSAGYDSKIIMWDLVPGSEWKTFTGHTGISGTSAKFFPDGKFVLSAGDASTRIWNVSTGEEVASMIAFEDGEWIVTTANGYYSSSPKGDQYLQVRVGDKEYSIEQLRESFYRPDLVEVALSGGSLRELKNIADIKPPPVVAIVDTPKSIDKNEASVTLKIIDAGGGIGDVRLYLNGSAVMLDSARGVNVVASNQNEIYKTYQLKLSPGLNSIRAIVFNADNTMQSTDAIQEITASYKLIQKPSLYALVIGINEYKNPKLQLNFAVADATLFAETLSKGALSLFDKVDIKKLSTKEETTRENILNELKFMQALNPDDLFVFYVASHGTVDDGEYFLITSNVGSLSTAKLKTDAVSQNTLKELVANIPATKKLIVIDTCSAGKLGDAIQTAMLTRGMSEDTAMKVLSRAVGSTILSASTSLQEALEGYNGHGLFTFVLADGLNGKADKSKSGFVKTTELADYVDNEVPVLAEKVFKRAQYPTISISGQGFPIGKVR from the coding sequence ATGTTTGCTTATCGAATAATCTTGACAATGTGTTTTACAATTTTTCTTTCTTCCTGCATGGCAAAACCTGTTCTTATTGGAAAGAGTGATTTGTCCAGGGAAATTAAACAAAAGGCCCCTATTGTCAATAAAATTGATATTTCTCCAGATGGGCGGCATGTCTTATCTGGAAGCTTTGATTCTTTTATACTCTGGGATATTTCTCAAGGACAAAAAATACAAACTTTCGCGCACCCTAAGGGATTTGCCGGTGACACAACAGCAGTCGCTTTTTCACCTGATGGAAAATATTTTGCTTCGGGAGGCAAAGGGACAAAACTTTGGGATTTGGCTACAAGACAAGAAATAAAGACATTTGATGACAATAGAGGTTTTTCCATAACTTTTTCTCCAGACGGTAAATATATTCTATGTGGCGGTCCGCCCTCTGACCTTGCTTTATTTTCTAAACCCAAACCGCCAACCATGAAACTCTATGATGTATCAACAGGAGAAGAAATAAAAGATTTTAAATTACAAAAAAATATCTGGTCAGTTGCTTTTTCTCCGGATGGGAAATATGTCTTGTCAGGCGGCAGCGGCGGCAAAATGGATTTATGGAATATATCAAGCGGGAAGGCTATAAGAACGGTGGAAGCAAGTGGTGGTTTTATGGATCCACGCGTCAATGCGGTTTCTTTCTCTTCAGACGGCAAGCATGTTTTGTCGGGTGGATCCGATAACACCGTCAGATTGTGGAACGCAAATAATTTAACACAGCTAAAGAAATTCGTCGGTCATGATAGTTTTGTCGGAATTAGCTCTGTAGCTTTTTCTCCGGATGGGAAATATGCTTTATCGGCGGGATATGACAGCAAGATAATAATGTGGGATTTAGTGCCAGGTTCTGAATGGAAAACATTTACAGGACATACCGGCATATCCGGCACTTCGGCAAAATTTTTCCCCGATGGCAAATTTGTATTATCTGCAGGCGATGCTTCTACAAGAATATGGAATGTTTCTACTGGGGAAGAAGTTGCTTCAATGATTGCTTTTGAAGACGGCGAATGGATTGTTACAACAGCAAATGGTTATTACAGCTCATCCCCTAAAGGCGACCAGTATCTTCAGGTGAGAGTCGGCGATAAGGAATACAGCATCGAACAGTTACGGGAAAGTTTTTACCGTCCCGACCTTGTCGAGGTTGCACTTTCCGGCGGGTCTTTGAGGGAACTCAAAAACATAGCCGATATAAAACCTCCTCCTGTTGTTGCGATAGTTGATACACCCAAAAGCATTGATAAGAATGAAGCCTCCGTAACCTTGAAAATTATTGATGCCGGCGGAGGGATCGGCGATGTCAGGCTTTATCTCAACGGCTCTGCTGTTATGCTGGACAGTGCAAGAGGTGTAAACGTTGTCGCATCTAATCAGAACGAAATCTATAAAACATATCAACTGAAACTTTCCCCTGGCTTGAACTCAATAAGAGCTATCGTATTTAATGCTGATAATACCATGCAGAGCACAGATGCTATTCAGGAAATAACAGCATCATATAAATTAATTCAAAAGCCTTCTCTCTATGCTCTTGTAATTGGTATCAACGAGTATAAAAACCCCAAGCTCCAGCTTAACTTCGCTGTCGCCGATGCGACCCTATTTGCAGAAACTCTTAGTAAGGGCGCTTTATCTCTTTTTGATAAGGTGGATATAAAAAAGCTTTCCACAAAAGAAGAAACGACAAGGGAAAACATCTTAAATGAACTTAAGTTCATGCAGGCGTTAAACCCCGATGATTTGTTTGTCTTCTACGTAGCAAGCCACGGAACAGTTGACGATGGCGAGTATTTCCTTATTACTTCAAATGTCGGCTCTTTATCTACAGCAAAACTAAAAACGGACGCTGTAAGTCAGAACACACTAAAAGAACTTGTGGCGAATATACCTGCAACAAAGAAATTAATCGTGATCGATACATGCAGTGCCGGCAAATTAGGAGATGCAATACAGACTGCAATGCTGACCAGAGGCATGAGCGAAGATACGGCCATGAAGGTTCTGAGCCGTGCAGTCGGCTCGACCATTTTATCTGCCTCGACCTCTCTTCAGGAGGCGCTGGAAGGTTACAACGGGCATGGGCTCTTTACCTTTGTGCTCGCGGATGGTTTGAACGGCAAGGCTGATAAGAGCAAATCCGGCTTTGTCAAAACGACGGAACTGGCTGATTACGTGGACAATGAAGTGCCTGTGCTGGCAGAGAAAGTTTTTAAACGGGCGCAGTATCCAACAATTTCCATAAGCGGTCAGGGCTTTCCGATTGGGAAGGTCAGGTAA